Proteins co-encoded in one Stutzerimonas stutzeri genomic window:
- the nadD gene encoding nicotinate-nucleotide adenylyltransferase, with the protein MAVKQRPRRIGVLGGTFDPVHIGHLRGALEVAETLGLDEVRLVPNFRPPHREAPNSSAQDRLAMVRLAVQDLPLLGVDARELERDRPSYTLDTLVSLREELDHNDQIFLIVGWDAFCGLPTWYRWEELLDHSHILVLQRPDADSEAPEALRNLLAARSVNDPLALAGRGGQIAFVWQAPLEVSATRIRQFLASGRSVRFLVPDAVLAYINAHGLYRASN; encoded by the coding sequence ATGGCCGTTAAGCAACGGCCACGGCGCATCGGCGTTCTCGGCGGTACCTTCGATCCGGTGCACATCGGGCACCTGCGTGGGGCGCTGGAGGTGGCCGAGACGCTCGGCCTCGACGAAGTCCGGCTGGTTCCCAATTTCCGCCCGCCTCATCGCGAGGCGCCGAACAGCTCCGCTCAGGATCGTCTGGCCATGGTTCGGTTGGCTGTGCAGGACCTGCCATTGCTCGGGGTGGATGCGCGCGAACTGGAGCGCGACAGACCGTCGTACACACTCGACACGCTGGTGTCGTTGCGTGAAGAGCTGGACCACAACGATCAGATCTTCCTCATCGTCGGCTGGGACGCTTTTTGCGGACTGCCCACCTGGTATCGCTGGGAAGAACTGCTCGATCACAGCCACATCCTGGTCCTGCAACGGCCGGATGCCGATAGCGAAGCGCCGGAAGCGTTGCGCAATCTGCTGGCGGCGCGCAGCGTCAACGACCCGCTGGCGCTTGCCGGCCGCGGGGGACAAATCGCTTTCGTCTGGCAGGCGCCGCTCGAGGTGTCGGCGACACGAATTCGTCAATTTCTGGCCAGCGGCCGGTCGGTCCGTTTTCTGGTACCCGACGCCGTACTGGCTTATATCAACGCGCACGGACTTTACCGGGCGTCGAACTGA
- the rsfS gene encoding ribosome silencing factor, translating to MQNEALVQLAVSALEDLKGADITTIDVRGKTSVTDFMVIASGTSSRHVKSLADNVLEKVKEQGVRPLGSEGLDGGEWALLDLGDVVVHVMQVPTRQFYDLERLWQGAEQSRAQHAGEPE from the coding sequence ATGCAGAATGAAGCTTTGGTCCAGCTGGCCGTCAGCGCCCTGGAAGACCTGAAAGGGGCCGACATCACCACCATCGATGTGCGCGGCAAGACCAGCGTCACCGATTTCATGGTGATCGCCAGCGGTACGTCCAGCCGCCACGTCAAGTCGCTGGCCGACAACGTGCTGGAAAAGGTCAAGGAGCAGGGCGTGCGGCCGCTGGGCAGCGAAGGCCTGGACGGCGGCGAGTGGGCGCTGCTCGATTTGGGCGATGTGGTGGTGCATGTCATGCAGGTGCCGACTCGCCAGTTCTATGACCTCGAGCGTCTCTGGCAGGGTGCGGAGCAGAGCCGCGCGCAGCACGCCGGCGAGCCGGAATAA
- the rlmH gene encoding 23S rRNA (pseudouridine(1915)-N(3))-methyltransferase RlmH, producing MRIKLVAVGSKMPRWVEDGWHEYAKRLPSELPLELHEIPLNTRGKNADVARLIRQEGEAMLAKVQPGERIVTLEVTGRLWSTEQLAAELERWRLDARNVNLMVGGPEGLAPEVCARSEQRWSLSPLTLPHPLVRILIGEQIYRAWSLLSGHPYHK from the coding sequence GTGCGGATCAAGCTGGTGGCGGTGGGTTCGAAGATGCCGCGCTGGGTCGAGGACGGCTGGCACGAATATGCCAAGCGTCTGCCGTCCGAGCTACCGCTGGAGCTGCACGAGATACCGCTCAACACCCGCGGCAAGAACGCCGATGTGGCGCGGCTGATACGCCAGGAAGGCGAGGCCATGCTGGCCAAGGTGCAGCCGGGCGAGCGCATCGTCACCCTGGAGGTGACCGGGCGCCTCTGGAGCACCGAACAACTGGCTGCCGAGCTGGAGCGCTGGCGCCTCGATGCGCGTAACGTCAACCTGATGGTCGGGGGGCCGGAAGGGTTGGCGCCCGAGGTCTGCGCGCGCAGTGAGCAGCGTTGGTCGTTGTCACCCTTGACCTTGCCGCATCCGCTGGTGCGCATCCTCATCGGCGAGCAGATCTATCGCGCCTGGTCGTTGCTTTCGGGCCACCCCTACCACAAGTAG
- the mrdA gene encoding penicillin-binding protein 2, whose translation MSQPIPLKDHEKDARLVRQRVLVGGVIVALLIGVLIARLYYLQVIQYQYHSTLSENNRVHVQPIPPNRGLIFDRTGKIIADNRPSFSLTVTRERAEDWRQTLDTVVEVLGLSSEERELFEKRVLQGRRPFEPVPIMYELSEEQIARIAVDQFRLPGIEVAAQLVRHYPQGEHFAHSVGYVGRINEAEVKQLDPVNYSGTHHIGKTGIERFYEDALHGQVGYEEVETNARGRVLRVLKRTDPIPGKDITLTLDLELQKAAEAALAGRRGAVVALQPATGEVLAMVSQPSFDPNLFVTGISFKDYGALRDSIDRPLFNRVLRGLYPPGSTIKPMMAVAGLDTGVVTEDTRVFDPGFFQLPNVKHKYRNWNRGGDGWVNLETAIMRSNDTYFYELAHKMGIDRMYDYMTRFGIGQRVSLDMFEETAGLMPSRDWKRARYRQAWYPGETVILGIGQGYMQATPLQLAQATALMATHGKWIRPHLAKSLEGQAPVDPEPMPDIQLRDPRYWKAAINGMEQVLHGARGTAKKVGDTMKYRGAGKSGTAQVVAIKQGERYNSGKLAERHRDHALFVAFAPVDNPQIAVAVMVENGESGSGVAAPVAKQVMDAWLLDENGELKAEYAKPPTAEVAKP comes from the coding sequence ATGTCACAGCCCATTCCCCTCAAAGATCACGAAAAAGACGCCCGTCTGGTGCGTCAGCGGGTGCTCGTGGGCGGCGTGATAGTGGCGCTGCTGATCGGGGTGTTGATTGCGCGTTTGTATTACCTGCAGGTCATCCAGTACCAGTACCACTCCACGCTCTCGGAGAACAACCGGGTCCATGTCCAGCCGATTCCGCCCAATCGTGGGCTGATCTTCGACAGAACCGGCAAGATCATTGCGGACAACCGTCCGAGCTTCAGCCTGACGGTTACCCGTGAGCGTGCCGAGGATTGGCGCCAGACGCTCGATACCGTGGTCGAGGTGCTGGGACTGTCGAGTGAAGAGCGCGAGCTGTTCGAGAAGCGCGTGCTGCAAGGGCGACGGCCGTTCGAGCCGGTGCCCATCATGTACGAGCTGTCCGAGGAGCAGATCGCCCGCATCGCCGTCGACCAGTTCCGTCTGCCTGGGATCGAGGTCGCGGCACAGTTGGTCCGGCATTATCCGCAGGGCGAGCACTTCGCGCATTCGGTCGGCTACGTCGGGCGCATCAACGAGGCGGAGGTCAAGCAGCTCGATCCGGTCAACTACAGCGGCACGCACCACATCGGCAAGACCGGCATCGAACGCTTCTACGAAGACGCTCTGCACGGCCAGGTAGGGTACGAGGAAGTCGAGACCAACGCCCGTGGGCGGGTGCTGCGGGTGCTGAAACGCACCGATCCGATTCCTGGCAAGGACATTACCCTGACCCTGGATCTGGAGCTGCAGAAGGCGGCGGAGGCTGCACTGGCGGGGCGCAGGGGCGCGGTCGTGGCGCTGCAGCCGGCCACCGGCGAGGTGCTGGCGATGGTCAGCCAGCCGAGCTTCGACCCCAATCTGTTCGTCACCGGTATCAGTTTCAAGGACTACGGCGCGCTGCGCGATTCGATCGACCGGCCGCTGTTCAACCGCGTGTTGCGCGGCCTGTATCCGCCCGGCTCGACGATCAAGCCAATGATGGCGGTGGCCGGTCTGGATACCGGTGTGGTCACCGAGGACACCCGAGTGTTCGACCCTGGCTTTTTCCAGCTGCCGAACGTCAAGCACAAGTACCGCAACTGGAACCGAGGGGGCGATGGCTGGGTAAATCTGGAAACCGCCATCATGCGCTCCAACGACACTTATTTTTACGAGCTGGCCCACAAGATGGGCATCGACCGCATGTACGACTACATGACTCGCTTCGGCATCGGCCAACGCGTGTCGCTCGATATGTTCGAGGAGACAGCCGGCCTGATGCCGTCGCGGGATTGGAAGCGAGCGCGCTATCGCCAGGCCTGGTATCCAGGCGAGACGGTCATCCTCGGCATCGGCCAGGGCTATATGCAGGCCACGCCTTTGCAGCTGGCGCAGGCCACGGCGTTGATGGCGACCCATGGCAAGTGGATCCGCCCGCATCTGGCGAAAAGCCTCGAAGGTCAGGCGCCGGTCGATCCGGAGCCGATGCCCGACATCCAGTTACGCGATCCGCGCTACTGGAAGGCAGCGATCAATGGGATGGAACAGGTGCTGCACGGCGCGCGCGGCACGGCAAAAAAAGTCGGCGACACCATGAAATACCGGGGCGCTGGCAAGAGCGGTACCGCCCAGGTGGTGGCGATCAAGCAGGGCGAGCGCTACAACAGCGGCAAACTGGCCGAGCGTCATCGTGACCACGCGCTGTTCGTGGCCTTTGCCCCCGTCGACAATCCGCAGATCGCAGTGGCGGTCATGGTCGAAAATGGTGAGTCCGGTTCCGGGGTCGCGGCACCGGTGGCCAAGCAGGTCATGGACGCCTGGTTGCTCGATGAAAACGGTGAATTGAAGGCCGAATATGCGAAACCGCCGACCGCCGAGGTGGCAAAGCCATGA
- the rodA gene encoding rod shape-determining protein RodA — MSGTFDRTLSTTDVMRRRATLLQRMHIDGVLLLLLLVLAAGSLFVLYSAGGRNWDLLLKQAASYGIGLGAMLVIAQLEPRFMARWVPLGYLLVVALLVAVDFVGYTAMGATRWISIPGVIRFQPSEFMKIIMPMTIAWYLSARALPPGLKHTLVSLGLILTPFVLILKQPDLGTSMLVLVSGAFVLFMAGLRWRWILGAVAALVPVAVGMWYFVLHNYQKQRVHTFLDPESDPLGTGWNIIQSKAAIGSGGVFGKGWLMGTQSHLDFLPESHTDFIIAVLAEEFGLVGVCLLLLVYSLLIARGLVITAQAQTLFGKLLAGALTMTFFIYVFINIGMVSGLLPVVGVPLPFISFGGTSLVTLLSGFGVLMSIHTHRKWIAQV, encoded by the coding sequence ATGAGCGGGACATTTGATCGTACCCTGTCGACCACCGACGTGATGCGTCGGCGGGCCACCCTGCTGCAACGCATGCACATCGATGGGGTGCTGTTGTTGCTGTTGTTGGTGCTGGCTGCCGGCAGCTTGTTCGTGCTCTATTCGGCCGGTGGCCGGAACTGGGACCTGCTGCTCAAGCAGGCGGCGTCCTACGGGATCGGCCTCGGCGCGATGCTGGTGATCGCCCAGCTGGAGCCGCGATTCATGGCGCGCTGGGTGCCTCTGGGGTATCTGCTGGTCGTGGCGCTATTGGTGGCGGTGGATTTCGTGGGTTACACCGCGATGGGCGCGACGCGCTGGATCAGTATTCCGGGGGTGATTCGCTTTCAGCCGTCGGAATTCATGAAGATCATCATGCCGATGACCATTGCCTGGTACCTGTCGGCCAGGGCGCTGCCACCCGGACTCAAACATACGCTGGTCAGCCTGGGGCTCATCCTGACGCCCTTCGTATTGATTCTCAAACAGCCGGACCTGGGCACCTCGATGCTGGTACTGGTCTCCGGCGCCTTCGTGCTGTTCATGGCCGGGCTGCGCTGGCGCTGGATACTCGGTGCGGTTGCAGCCCTGGTCCCCGTTGCCGTGGGCATGTGGTACTTCGTCCTGCACAACTACCAGAAGCAGCGTGTGCATACCTTTCTCGATCCCGAGAGCGATCCGCTGGGGACCGGCTGGAACATCATCCAGTCCAAGGCGGCGATTGGTTCCGGCGGCGTGTTCGGCAAGGGCTGGCTGATGGGCACCCAGTCGCACCTGGATTTTTTGCCGGAAAGCCATACGGACTTTATCATTGCGGTCCTCGCGGAAGAGTTCGGCCTGGTCGGTGTCTGCTTGCTGCTGCTGGTGTACTCGTTGCTGATCGCGCGCGGGCTGGTCATCACCGCCCAGGCGCAGACGCTGTTCGGCAAGCTGCTCGCCGGCGCGCTGACGATGACGTTCTTCATTTATGTATTCATCAACATCGGTATGGTCAGCGGGCTGCTTCCAGTCGTAGGCGTGCCGTTACCCTTTATCAGTTTCGGTGGCACTTCATTGGTGACCCTGCTATCAGGGTTCGGGGTTTTGATGTCGATCCACACCCATCGCAAGTGGATCGCACAGGTTTGA